A single window of Engraulis encrasicolus isolate BLACKSEA-1 chromosome 20, IST_EnEncr_1.0, whole genome shotgun sequence DNA harbors:
- the mrpl3 gene encoding 39S ribosomal protein L3, mitochondrial, whose amino-acid sequence MASLACRAFRIKDPFLRVTHGLSAAPSIVPVTLTTEGFVPVAQFVRTIKSTTWFDEHLTEDSGKFMRREVREDFKQMSADRLNPLKDEPWPRQEWEEGSRRVGLIALKLGMMPIWTKSGERHVVTMLQVKECHVLKHLSKEEHDGVRPALMVGGKDCSPFHRSEVSVEFFRNAGVPPKQKVSTFRVTDNALIKPGTPLYAAHFRPGQYVDVTAKTIGKGFQGVMKRWGFGGQPATHGQTKTHRRPGSLGPGGDPAKVWKGKKMPGQMGNTWATQYGLKVWRVNNRFNILYVHGSVPGHKNCLVKVRDTALPEWSSQVQSLPFPTYFRDGDERLPEDLYADDMIQYTQEEEETAAA is encoded by the exons ATGGCCTCCTTGGCATGTAGGGCTTTTAGGATTAAGGATCCATTTCTTCGCGTAACACATGGACTTTCTGCTGCTCCATCCATAGTTCCAGTAACGTTAACCACAGAAGG TTTTGTGCCCGTTGCTCAGTTCGTGAGGACGATCAAAAGCACGACCTGGTTCGATGAGCACCTCACGGAAGACAGCGGCAAGTTCATGCGGCGAGAAGTCCGCGAGGACTTCAAACAGATGTCAGCAGACAGGCTCAACCCCCTGAAAGACGAGCCATGGCCCCGACAAGAGTGGGAAGAAG GCAGTCGAAGGGTGGGGCTGATCGCCCTCAAGCTGGGGATGATGCCCATTTGGACTAAGTCTGGGGAGAGGCACGTCGTCACCATGCTTCAG GTTAAAGAATGCCACGTGTTGAAGCACCTGTCCAAGGAGGAGCATGATGGTGTTCGGCCAGCGCTGATGGTCGGAGGAAAGGACTGCTCGCCCTTtcat AGGTCGGAAGTGTCCGTGGAGTTCTTCCGGAATGCTGGAGTTCCTCCCAAACAGAAGGTGTCGACATTCCGAGTCACAGACAACGCCCTTATcaaaccag GCACTCCTCTTTATGCTGCTCACTTCCGGCCCGGACAATATGTAGACGTCACCGCCAaaac tATTGGGAAGGGTTTCCAGGGTGTCATGAAGCGCTGGGGGTTCGGAGGGCAGCCGGCGACTCACGGCCAGACCAAGACACACCGCAGACCGGGATCACTGGGGCCTGGAGgg gatcCTGCGAAGGTGTGGAAAGGCAAGAAGATGCCGGGACAGATGGGCAACACCTGGGCAACACAATACGgcctgaag GTTTGGAGAGTCAACAACAGATTTAATATTTTGTACGTGCACGGCTCAGTTCCCGGACACAAGAACTGCTTGGTGAAG gTTCGGGACACTGCGTTACCTGAGTGGTCGTCTCAGGTGCAATCGCTGCCCTTCCCCACGTACTTCAGAGACGGAGACGAGAGGCTGCCCGAAGATCTCTACGCAGACGACATGATACAATacacacaggaggaagaggagaccgccgcagcctga